Proteins encoded in a region of the Sugiyamaella lignohabitans strain CBS 10342 chromosome B, complete sequence genome:
- the QNS1 gene encoding glutamine-dependent NAD(+) synthetase (Glutamine-dependent NAD(+) synthetase; essential for the formation of NAD(+) from nicotinic acid adenine dinucleotide; GO_component: GO:0005737 - cytoplasm [Evidence IDA] [PMID 12898714]; GO_component: GO:0005634 - nucleus [Evidence IDA] [PMID 12898714]; GO_function: GO:0005524 - ATP binding [Evidence IEA,IEA]; GO_function: GO:0003952 - NAD+ synthase (glutamine-hydrolyzing) activity [Evidence IEA,IEA]; GO_function: GO:0003952 - NAD+ synthase (glutamine-hydrolyzing) activity [Evidence ISS] [PMID 11380987]; GO_function: GO:0003952 - NAD+ synthase (glutamine-hydrolyzing) activity [Evidence IDA,IMP] [PMID 12771147]; GO_function: GO:0003952 - NAD+ synthase (glutamine-hydrolyzing) activity [Evidence IDA,IMP] [PMID 12898714]; GO_function: GO:0004359 - glutaminase activity [Evidence IDA,IMP] [PMID 12771147]; GO_function: GO:0016810 - hydrolase activity, acting on carbon-nitrogen (but not peptide) bonds [Evidence IEA]; GO_function: GO:0016874 - ligase activity [Evidence IEA]; GO_function: GO:0000166 - nucleotide binding [Evidence IEA]; GO_process: GO:0009435 - NAD biosynthetic process [Evidence IEA,IEA]; GO_process: GO:0009435 - NAD biosynthetic process [Evidence IDA,IMP] [PMID 12771147]; GO_process: GO:0009435 - NAD biosynthetic process [Evidence IDA,IMP] [PMID 12898714]; GO_process: GO:0006807 - nitrogen compound metabolic process [Evidence IEA]): protein MGHLVTVATCNLNQWALDFEGNRDRIIQSIRIAKERGASFRTGPELEITGYGCLDHFLEADTYMHSWEMYSQIITHPDCQDILLDIGMPIIHKSVRYNCRVISYNRKIFLIRPKLWLANDGNYREMRYFTPWYRQKHVEDHILPVMIQEVLDGKQRSVTFGDAKLDGLETSFGFETCEELFTPNSPHIGLALDGVEFFTNSSGSHHELRKLDTRMRLIVEATKKCGGVYLYANQRGCDGDRLYYDGCALIVVNGDVVAQGAQFGLDDVEVVTATVDLDSVRSYRSAPSFGMQSTAVEKSYPSVEFSSASGALSGRSLEFDMTVIPTKARPLRYHTPEEEIALGPACWLWDYLRRCRAGGFFIPLSGGIDSCATSVIVHSMCRLVAEAAKNGNEQVIADARRLAGKAVEENPEWVPTDPKEFANMIFHTCYMGTENSSNETRARAKALANDIGSYHVDMNIDTVVTAVRKLFETVTGKSPQYKVHGGSQPENLALQNIQARLRMVLAYLFALLLPWVRSRPTGGLLVLGSANVDEALRGYLTKYDCSSADINPIGGISKTDLKAFIAYARDAFDMPVLNDFLTATPTAELEPITKTYVQSDEADMGFTYDELSVFGRLRKVEKFGPYSAFIKLYHEWTPRLTPAEIAVKVKRFFYFYAINRHKMTVLTPSYHAEQYSPDDNRFDLRPFLILPSFPWASKKIDEVVKSFEAKNQSLQQDKQD from the coding sequence ATGGGGCACTTAGTAACGGTTGCTACTTGCAACTTGAACCAATGGGCTCTTGATTTTGAGGGAAACCGCGATAGAATTATTCAAAGTATAAGGATCGCTAAGGAAAGAGGGGCTTCATTTAGAACAGGCCCGGAATTAGAAATCACGGGCTATGGCTGTCTGGACCATTTCTTGGAAGCAGATACTTATATGCATTCTTGGGAAATGTATTCACAAATCATTACTCACCCCGATTGCCAGGATATCTTGCTTGATATTGGTATGCCCATTATCCATAAAAGCGTCAGATACAATTGTAGAGTCATTTCTTACAACAGAAAAATCTTCCTTATTCGTCCTAAACTCTGGTTGGCAAATGATGGCAATTATAGAGAAATGAGATACTTTACACCTTGGTATAGACAAAAGCATGTTGAAGATCATATCCTGCCAGTCATGATTCAGGAAGTTCTAGACGGAAAACAGAGGTCTGTTACGTTTGGTGATGCTAAACTAGACGGCTTGGAGACATCATTTGGATTCGAAACATGCGAGGAGCTTTTCACCCCGAATAGTCCCCATATTGGACTGGCTTTGGATGGAGTTGAGTTCTTCACCAATTCCAGTGGCAGCCATCACGAATTACGTAAACTGGACACTCGTATGCGATTGATTGTTGAGGCCACCAAAAAGTGTGGTGGTGTATATCTCTATGCAAACCAAAGAGGTTGTGATGGTGACCGATTGTATTACGACGGATGTGCTTTGATTGTGGTTAACGGTGACGTAGTTGCCCAGGGAGCTCAATTCGGTCtagatgatgttgaagttgttaCTGCTACTGTGGATCTGGACTCAGTTCGAAGCTATCGTTCTGCTCCTTCTTTCGGAATGCAATCCACCGCAGTTGAAAAATCGTACCCATCAGTGGAGTTCAGTAGTGCTAGTGGAGCATTATCTGGACGCAGCCTCGAGTTTGACATGACCGTTATTCCTACTAAAGCTAGGCCGCTTAGATACCACACTCCTGAGGAGGAAATTGCCCTGGGACCAGCCTGCTGGCTATGGGATTACCTTCGCAGATGTAGAGCTGGTGGATTCTTCATTCCTCTAAGTGGCGGTATTGACAGTTGCGCTACTTCAGTTATTGTTCATTCTATGTGTCGATTAGTCGCCGAAGCTGCCAAGAACGGTAACGAGCAAGTTATTGCGGATGCCAGGCGTTTAGCTGGAAaggcagttgaagaaaatcCTGAATGGGTTCCTACTGATCCTAAAGAATTCGCTAACATGATATTCCATACCTGTTATATGGGTACCGAGAATTCATCAAACGAGACACGTGCTAGAGCAAAGGCCCTAGCCAATGATATTGGCTCTTACCACGTTGACATGAACATCGACACAGTTGTAACAGCTGTTCGCAAACTTTTTGAAACAGTCACTGGAAAGAGTCCTCAGTATAAAGTGCATGGCGGTTCTCAACCCGAGAACTTGGCCcttcaaaatattcaagCTCGTCTACGTATGGTTTTAGCATATTTGTTTGCATTGTTACTTCCTTGGGTGCGTAGCCGCCCTACAGGTGGCCTTTTGGTCCTTGGTAGCGCTAATGTCGATGAGGCGTTACGTGGGTATCTTACTAAATACGATTGTTCCAGTGCTGATATCAATCCTATTGGCGGTATATCAAAGACCGACCTAAAAGCTTTTATAGCATACGCGAGAGATGCCTTTGACATGCCAGTTCTAAACGACTTTCTTACAGCCACGCCCACGGCGGAACTTGAACCAATCACCAAAACATACGTCCAGTCGGATGAAGCTGATATGGGCTTTACATATGACGAACTCTCAGTTTTCGGCAGATTGCGAAAAGTTGAGAAATTCGGTCCGTATAGCGCATTTATCAAGCTCTACCATGAATGGACCCCTAGACTCACGCCTGCTGAGATTGCAGTTAAGGTGAAGCGCTTCTTTTACTTTTACGCCATAAACCGTCATAAGATGACTGTTCTTACACCGTCATATCATGCAGAGCAATACTCACCTGATGATAACCGGTTTGATTTGAGGCCTTTCCTTATTCTCCCTTCTTTCCCATGGGCATCCAAGAAGATTGATGAGGTTGTCAAGTCATTTGAAGCCAAGAACCAATCTCTGCAACAAGATAAACAAGACTAG